Proteins encoded in a region of the Prochlorothrix hollandica PCC 9006 = CALU 1027 genome:
- a CDS encoding thioredoxin → MHFTLEPSTSGRVLAPVPTLLATHSRGNHGGIAPTKIAESAKVK, encoded by the coding sequence GTGCATTTCACCTTGGAACCATCGACCTCGGGTAGGGTTCTCGCCCCCGTGCCGACCCTCTTGGCAACCCACAGCCGGGGCAACCACGGGGGGATTGCCCCTACCAAAATTGCGGAATCTGCCAAGGTGAAATAG